A portion of the Pseudomonadales bacterium genome contains these proteins:
- the dinG gene encoding ATP-dependent DNA helicase DinG translates to MLTADVKNAIQTAYSNWLAARGVRPRGGQRAMIAHVANALARAGDPEATGSPVCVVEAGTGTGKTIAYTVAAIPIARALGKTLVVSTATVALQEQLVLRDLPDLQQAGALDFSFALAKGRGRYVCPARLDALLRGNDSAQLSLVEQVAPPVDRETREFARELLDALDDGRWPGDRDSWAAAIPDARWALVTTDHHQCAARRCPWVSNCPFFRARDTLDGVDCVVANHDLVLADLALGGGAVLPEPQDAIFVFDEAHHLPDKACAHLTFHARLGLARQHLAECGVLTSSLGSMPAASETLRRRLAEVPVLCEEIDAALGEAGRLLADVLGATAAPEHRLPHGVVPQGIMAVAAVLAHALGKLDDALVAGGDELACELDQGGASAQERHAALGLATGRVQRLRGLWRAWAEPDPPGEAPQARWIRAISQLSGEDIEVCAAPVLAANVLREHIWSRASAAVLTSATLTALGSFDRIKLRAGLPEDCLFASVPSPFDYAGRACLAVPRLLADPGNPEAHTREVACWLDDNLDLAEASLVLFASRRQMREVYDRARLALRDRILLQDHFAKQELLRLHRARVDAGEGSVIFGLASFAEGIDLPGAYCRHVVIAKIPFAVPDDPVEAALAEWVEARGGNPFMEISVPDAALRLVQASGRLLRTEEDSGRITLLDRRVVTRHYGRRILDSLPPFRREVA, encoded by the coding sequence GTGCTCACCGCCGACGTCAAGAACGCGATCCAGACGGCTTACAGCAACTGGCTCGCTGCGCGCGGCGTGCGCCCGCGTGGCGGTCAGCGTGCCATGATCGCACACGTTGCCAATGCACTGGCGCGTGCCGGCGATCCCGAGGCAACCGGCAGCCCGGTCTGCGTGGTCGAGGCTGGCACCGGTACCGGCAAAACGATCGCGTATACCGTAGCCGCGATCCCGATTGCACGCGCGCTCGGCAAGACACTGGTCGTTTCCACCGCCACCGTGGCGCTGCAGGAGCAGCTCGTGCTGCGCGACCTGCCGGATCTGCAGCAGGCGGGTGCTCTCGATTTCAGCTTTGCGCTGGCCAAGGGGCGCGGGCGCTACGTCTGCCCGGCCCGCCTCGACGCCTTGCTGCGTGGCAATGACAGTGCCCAGCTCTCGCTGGTCGAGCAGGTCGCGCCACCCGTGGATCGCGAGACGCGTGAATTCGCTCGCGAGCTGCTCGACGCACTCGACGATGGCCGCTGGCCCGGCGATCGTGATTCGTGGGCTGCTGCGATCCCGGACGCTCGCTGGGCGCTGGTCACGACCGATCACCACCAGTGTGCCGCGCGGCGCTGTCCGTGGGTTTCGAACTGTCCGTTCTTTCGCGCACGCGACACGCTCGACGGTGTCGACTGCGTGGTCGCGAACCACGACCTGGTGCTCGCCGACCTCGCACTCGGTGGCGGCGCGGTACTGCCCGAACCACAGGATGCGATCTTCGTCTTCGACGAGGCGCACCACCTGCCCGACAAGGCCTGCGCACACCTCACGTTCCATGCACGTCTCGGGCTGGCGCGCCAGCACCTGGCAGAGTGCGGGGTGCTGACGAGCAGCCTCGGCAGCATGCCGGCAGCCAGCGAGACGCTGCGCCGGCGACTGGCCGAGGTACCCGTGCTGTGCGAGGAGATCGACGCCGCACTGGGCGAGGCCGGGCGTCTGCTCGCTGACGTGCTGGGCGCGACCGCGGCGCCCGAACACCGGTTGCCGCACGGCGTGGTACCGCAGGGGATCATGGCGGTGGCCGCCGTGCTGGCCCATGCGCTCGGCAAGCTCGACGACGCGCTGGTGGCCGGCGGCGACGAACTCGCATGCGAACTCGACCAGGGCGGCGCCAGCGCGCAGGAACGCCACGCTGCGCTGGGACTGGCGACCGGGCGGGTGCAGCGGCTGCGCGGACTGTGGCGTGCCTGGGCCGAACCGGATCCGCCGGGCGAGGCGCCGCAGGCACGCTGGATCCGCGCCATCTCCCAGCTCAGCGGGGAAGACATCGAGGTCTGTGCCGCACCGGTGCTCGCCGCGAACGTGCTGCGCGAGCACATCTGGTCGCGGGCTTCGGCTGCAGTGCTCACCTCGGCGACGTTGACCGCTCTCGGCAGTTTCGACCGCATCAAGCTGCGTGCAGGCCTCCCCGAGGACTGCCTGTTCGCCAGCGTGCCCAGCCCGTTCGATTACGCCGGGCGCGCGTGCCTCGCCGTGCCGCGCCTGCTCGCCGATCCCGGCAACCCGGAGGCACACACGCGCGAAGTCGCATGCTGGCTCGACGACAACCTCGATCTCGCCGAGGCGAGCCTGGTGCTGTTCGCCTCGCGGCGGCAGATGCGCGAGGTCTACGATCGCGCCAGGCTCGCGCTGCGCGATCGCATCCTGCTGCAGGACCATTTCGCGAAGCAGGAGCTGCTGCGCCTGCACCGCGCGCGCGTCGATGCCGGTGAGGGTTCGGTGATCTTCGGGCTGGCGAGTTTCGCCGAGGGCATCGACCTGCCGGGCGCGTACTGCCGCCACGTGGTGATCGCGAAGATTCCGTTCGCGGTGCCGGACGATCCGGTCGAGGCTGCGCTGGCCGAATGGGTCGAGGCACGCGGCGGCAATCCGTTCATGGAAATTTCGGTGCCCGATGCGGCGCTGCGCCTGGTGCAGGCCAGCGGCCGGTTGCTGCGCACCGAGGAAGACAGTGGACGCATCACGCTGCTCGACCGGCGCGTCGTGACGCGCCATTACGGCCGGCGGATCCTGGATTCACTGCCGCCATTTCGACGCGAGGTGGCCTGA
- a CDS encoding YqcC family protein has protein sequence MQAHARVAALLLELEAMLHDLGLWAEDMPHPQALASVQPFCIDTLPFEHWLQFVFLPRMRTLLDAGAVLPPSCAIAEMGEIRFAGDAHAGLVVLLRAIDVAVTASG, from the coding sequence ATGCAGGCACATGCGCGGGTCGCCGCGTTGCTGCTCGAACTCGAAGCGATGCTGCACGATCTCGGGTTGTGGGCCGAGGACATGCCGCATCCGCAGGCGCTTGCGAGCGTGCAGCCGTTCTGTATCGACACCCTGCCGTTCGAGCACTGGTTGCAGTTCGTGTTCCTGCCGCGCATGCGCACGCTGCTCGACGCTGGAGCGGTGCTGCCGCCGAGCTGCGCGATCGCGGAGATGGGCGAAATCCGTTTTGCCGGTGATGCGCACGCCGGACTGGTCGTGTTGTTGCGGGCAATCGACGTTGCCGTGACTGCGTCGGGATGA
- a CDS encoding MBL fold metallo-hydrolase yields MSLDVYVTPVTPFEQNCTVLVCANTRTAAVVDPGGDLDRIRAGIEKVGARIVKVLLTHAHIDHAGGAGELARTSAVPIEGPQRADEFLIAGLADQSRMLGFAPAEPFTPDRWLEHGDTVSFGDCELQVLHCPGHTPGHVVFFSAARRIALVGDVLFAGSVGRTDLPGGNHRQLIASIRNHLWPLGDDVVFIPGHGPRSTFGQERRCNPFVGDAV; encoded by the coding sequence ATGTCGCTCGATGTCTACGTCACTCCGGTCACCCCGTTTGAACAGAATTGCACCGTGCTGGTGTGCGCGAACACACGCACTGCCGCGGTGGTCGATCCCGGTGGTGACCTGGACCGCATCCGTGCCGGCATCGAGAAGGTGGGAGCGCGCATCGTCAAGGTGCTGCTCACGCACGCGCACATCGACCATGCCGGTGGTGCCGGCGAGCTCGCGCGTACCAGCGCCGTGCCGATCGAAGGCCCGCAGCGCGCCGACGAGTTCCTGATTGCTGGGCTGGCCGACCAGAGCCGCATGCTCGGCTTTGCCCCTGCGGAACCATTCACGCCAGATCGCTGGCTGGAGCACGGGGACACCGTGAGCTTCGGCGATTGCGAACTGCAGGTACTGCACTGCCCCGGCCACACCCCGGGGCACGTGGTGTTCTTCTCTGCCGCACGGCGCATCGCACTCGTCGGGGACGTGCTGTTCGCGGGTTCGGTTGGCCGTACCGACCTGCCGGGTGGCAATCACCGACAGCTCATCGCGTCGATCCGCAATCATCTGTGGCCACTGGGGGATGACGTGGTGTTCATCCCCGGGCACGGTCCACGTTCGACGTTCGGTCAGGAGCGACGCTGCAATCCGTTCGTCGGCGACGCAGTGTAG
- a CDS encoding alpha-L-glutamate ligase-like protein, with protein MLFANPRRLREIGLLGMNERNFFISRYNRRQLYPLVDDKMKTKLLAEKNGLAVAKLYGVVREQHEVEKMDELLDRHDSFVIKPSRGSGGKGIKVIAGRRGDAFIKSSGEEVSRLDLTRHVSNVLSGLYSLAGKPDVAMIEALVEMDPHFEGLSYEGIPDIRIIVFMGYPVMSMMRLATRASDGKANLHQGAVGVGLDLANGKSLFAVQYNRPLKLHPDTGLPLNTLTIPHWYELMCLGSSCFEMTGLGYLGADIVMDHHRGPLIMELNARPGLSIQIANNTGLSPRIRRIAAEAKVRQRSVEERVKFSMEMFGSELPVAAAV; from the coding sequence ATGCTGTTTGCCAACCCGCGCCGGCTGCGCGAGATCGGTCTGCTCGGAATGAACGAACGCAACTTCTTCATTTCGCGCTACAACCGCCGTCAGCTCTATCCGCTGGTCGACGACAAGATGAAGACCAAGCTGCTGGCCGAGAAGAACGGGCTTGCGGTAGCCAAGCTCTACGGGGTGGTACGCGAGCAGCACGAAGTCGAGAAGATGGACGAGTTGCTCGACCGCCACGACAGTTTCGTGATCAAGCCGAGTCGTGGCAGCGGCGGCAAGGGCATCAAGGTGATCGCCGGTCGGCGCGGTGACGCGTTCATCAAGTCGAGCGGGGAAGAAGTCTCGCGGCTCGATCTCACGCGCCATGTCTCGAACGTCCTGAGTGGTCTGTACAGTCTTGCGGGCAAACCCGACGTGGCGATGATCGAGGCGCTGGTCGAGATGGATCCGCACTTCGAGGGCCTGAGCTACGAGGGCATCCCGGATATCCGCATCATCGTGTTCATGGGTTACCCGGTGATGTCGATGATGCGCCTGGCGACGCGCGCATCCGACGGCAAGGCCAACCTGCACCAGGGCGCGGTCGGCGTCGGTCTCGATCTCGCGAACGGCAAGTCGCTGTTCGCAGTGCAGTACAACCGCCCGTTGAAGCTGCATCCCGACACCGGACTGCCGCTCAACACGCTCACGATTCCGCACTGGTACGAGCTGATGTGCCTCGGTTCGAGCTGCTTCGAGATGACCGGTCTGGGCTACCTGGGCGCGGATATCGTGATGGATCATCATCGTGGCCCGCTGATCATGGAGCTCAACGCACGTCCCGGGCTGTCGATCCAGATCGCCAACAATACCGGCCTGTCGCCGCGCATCCGGCGTATCGCCGCCGAAGCGAAGGTGCGTCAGCGCAGCGTGGAAGAGCGGGTAAAATTCAGCATGGAAATGTTCGGGTCGGAACTGCCCGTGGCCGCGGCAGTCTGA
- a CDS encoding UUP1 family membrane protein produces the protein MKDKLKVYVVALLLALVGVSMALYKHFALGFPLFPDQKVGIWTVESKVEFEAAGSEVLVSLALPDSQQGIEITNENFTTSGYGFTEVDQPDGSRRAQWTRRKADGRQVLYYRLQIYPAVLDQAPDVAPPGPPMPPEFDSAQATSASALLDEIHQLSANNETFVTQLLRSLTVEPLNENAAFLLGEHHSPQHITATALQLLSLAGIPNRIVRGLVLEDGRRRQKLIDLVEVWDGDRWQIYDPGTASAGVPKDFMIWRRGDVSLLDVEGGRNSQVTFSILRSYRSARNVSLSTATDNRATLVDFSIYSLPIEEQNAFKTILLVPIGTLVVAIFRILIGLRTSGTFMPILIALAFIQTTLLWGLLLFLIVVGAGLYIRFHLAQLNLLLIGRISAVVTVVIGLMSGISILSYKLGLNQILTVTFFPMIILSWTIERMSILWEEEGPKEVAIQGGGSLLVATAAYLMMSNSLVAHLTFNFPELLLVQLALILLIGQYTGYRLTELRRFRPLVENR, from the coding sequence ATGAAAGACAAGCTCAAGGTCTATGTGGTGGCACTGCTGCTCGCGCTCGTGGGGGTCAGCATGGCGCTCTACAAGCACTTCGCGCTGGGGTTCCCGCTGTTTCCCGACCAGAAGGTCGGCATCTGGACCGTTGAATCCAAAGTCGAGTTCGAGGCCGCCGGCTCCGAGGTACTCGTTTCGCTCGCGCTGCCCGATTCGCAGCAGGGCATCGAGATCACGAACGAGAACTTCACGACCTCCGGCTACGGCTTCACGGAAGTCGACCAGCCCGACGGCAGCCGACGCGCGCAATGGACCCGCCGCAAGGCCGACGGCCGCCAGGTGCTGTACTACCGCCTGCAGATCTATCCGGCCGTGCTGGACCAGGCGCCGGATGTCGCGCCGCCGGGGCCGCCGATGCCACCCGAGTTCGACAGTGCGCAGGCAACGTCAGCGTCGGCACTGCTCGACGAGATCCATCAACTTTCGGCCAACAACGAAACCTTCGTCACCCAGTTGCTGCGCTCGCTCACCGTCGAGCCGCTGAACGAGAACGCTGCCTTCCTGCTCGGCGAGCACCACAGCCCGCAGCACATCACGGCAACCGCGCTGCAACTGCTGTCGCTGGCCGGCATACCGAACCGCATCGTGCGCGGTCTGGTGCTCGAGGACGGCCGCCGCCGCCAGAAGCTGATCGACCTCGTCGAGGTGTGGGACGGTGATCGGTGGCAGATCTATGACCCCGGCACCGCCAGCGCCGGTGTGCCGAAGGACTTCATGATCTGGCGACGCGGTGACGTCTCGCTGCTCGACGTCGAAGGCGGGCGCAACTCGCAGGTGACGTTCTCGATCCTGCGCAGCTACCGCTCGGCGCGCAATGTCTCGCTGTCGACCGCGACCGACAACCGCGCAACGCTGGTCGATTTCTCGATCTATTCGCTGCCCATCGAAGAGCAGAACGCGTTCAAGACGATTCTGCTGGTGCCGATCGGCACGCTGGTGGTGGCGATCTTCCGTATTCTGATCGGCCTGCGCACATCCGGGACGTTCATGCCTATCCTGATCGCGCTGGCGTTCATCCAGACCACGCTGCTGTGGGGGCTGCTGCTGTTCCTGATCGTCGTCGGCGCAGGCCTGTACATCCGTTTCCACCTTGCCCAGCTCAACCTGCTGCTGATAGGGCGCATATCGGCGGTGGTGACGGTGGTGATCGGTCTGATGTCGGGCATCAGCATCCTCAGCTACAAGCTCGGACTCAACCAGATCCTCACCGTGACCTTCTTCCCGATGATCATCCTGTCGTGGACGATCGAGCGGATGTCGATCCTGTGGGAGGAAGAAGGGCCGAAGGAGGTCGCGATCCAGGGCGGGGGGAGCCTGCTGGTTGCAACTGCCGCGTACCTGATGATGAGCAATTCGCTGGTCGCGCACCTGACGTTCAATTTCCCGGAACTGCTGCTGGTGCAACTCGCGCTGATCCTGCTGATTGGTCAGTACACCGGCTACCGTCTCACGGAACTGCGGCGTTTCCGGCCGCTGGTGGAGAACCGCTGA
- a CDS encoding ATP-dependent zinc protease encodes MTIKKRFGAGLFLAFALVLQGCDTTPTQPTTPPQVQPPPAPAPAPAPPAEEPPAREQPPAPPEVPEPPPAPVPPPVCEPPPPPPPPPAPVRPEGPKTPLVVLGEIENVQIEPPGITYRARLDTGRALSTLHALDVREFERDGKTWIRFQLVGGKDGTTIEVTRPLVRTISGHDPSAGKHYVVSLKATIAGVTQFADFVLIDRGQSSYPALIGRNFLRDQAVVDVGRRFSKPESKP; translated from the coding sequence ATGACGATCAAAAAACGCTTCGGTGCGGGGTTGTTCCTCGCTTTCGCACTTGTGCTGCAGGGCTGCGACACGACACCGACGCAGCCCACGACGCCGCCGCAGGTGCAGCCGCCGCCTGCGCCTGCGCCAGCGCCGGCTCCGCCAGCAGAAGAACCGCCCGCCCGCGAACAGCCCCCGGCGCCACCGGAGGTGCCCGAACCCCCGCCAGCTCCGGTGCCACCACCGGTATGCGAACCGCCGCCACCGCCGCCGCCGCCGCCCGCTCCCGTGCGCCCCGAGGGGCCGAAGACGCCGCTCGTCGTGCTTGGCGAGATCGAAAACGTGCAGATCGAGCCGCCCGGAATCACGTACCGGGCGCGTCTGGACACGGGGCGTGCACTGTCCACGTTGCACGCACTGGACGTGAGGGAATTCGAACGCGACGGCAAGACCTGGATCAGATTCCAGCTCGTCGGCGGCAAGGACGGCACGACGATCGAGGTCACGCGCCCGCTGGTGCGCACGATCTCCGGGCACGACCCGAGCGCGGGCAAGCACTACGTCGTGAGCCTGAAGGCGACCATTGCCGGGGTGACGCAGTTCGCCGACTTCGTGCTGATCGATCGCGGGCAGTCCTCCTACCCGGCGCTGATCGGTCGGAACTTCCTGCGCGACCAGGCGGTGGTCGACGTGGGGCGCCGCTTCAGCAAACCCGAATCGAAACCCTGA
- the glpK gene encoding glycerol kinase GlpK, which produces MQVLLALDQGTTSSRCVAFDLAGNAVALAQREFTQHFPRDGWVEHDPEDIWQSTLVCLREVIDTLEQGGHAALGIGIANQRETTLVWDRRSGEAVAPAIVWQDRRTADACEQLRHDGLEPLIAARTGLLADPYFSATKLAWILDHVPGVRARAATGELAFGTVDSFLLWRLGGGARHCTDASNASRTMLFDIHAQRWDEELLERLRVPRAMLPEVLDSAADFVRVATGLPGAGLPVAGVAGDQQAALIGHGCLRPGEAKATYGTGCFLVLNTGERPLRSQNRLLTTLAWRLGGAPTYALEGSIFVAGAAIKWLRDGLGLIASAADSERAAQRAGDAGGVYLVPAFAGLGAPHWDPHARGAIVGLTRDSDADAIVTAALQSVAYQTRDVLHAMAADGSQIDTLRVDGGMAVNDWLLQFMADVLGIAVSRPRVTEATALGAASLAGYRLGALPTLDHLATMRGEEHRFEPRMPQAERDRLYTGWLDAVRRVRMQVGIHADDSRPHLSA; this is translated from the coding sequence ATGCAAGTACTGCTCGCGCTCGACCAGGGCACCACCAGTTCGCGCTGTGTCGCGTTCGATCTGGCAGGCAATGCCGTCGCACTCGCGCAACGCGAATTCACCCAGCATTTTCCGCGTGATGGCTGGGTCGAGCACGACCCCGAAGACATCTGGCAAAGCACCCTCGTCTGCCTGCGCGAGGTGATCGACACTCTCGAACAGGGGGGTCATGCAGCGCTCGGCATCGGCATCGCGAACCAGCGTGAAACCACGCTGGTGTGGGATCGTCGCAGCGGCGAGGCGGTGGCCCCGGCCATCGTCTGGCAGGACCGGCGCACCGCCGATGCCTGCGAGCAACTGCGCCATGACGGACTGGAGCCACTGATCGCGGCTCGCACCGGGTTGTTGGCAGATCCGTATTTTTCCGCGACCAAGCTCGCGTGGATACTCGACCACGTGCCCGGTGTGCGCGCGCGGGCCGCGACCGGTGAGCTCGCGTTCGGCACCGTCGACAGTTTCCTGCTGTGGCGCCTGGGTGGGGGCGCGCGACACTGCACCGACGCGAGCAACGCCTCGCGCACGATGCTGTTCGACATCCACGCGCAGCGCTGGGACGAGGAACTGCTCGAACGCTTGCGCGTCCCGCGTGCGATGCTGCCCGAGGTACTCGACTCGGCAGCCGATTTCGTCCGTGTCGCGACCGGGCTGCCGGGCGCTGGCCTGCCCGTTGCCGGCGTGGCCGGAGACCAGCAGGCGGCGCTGATCGGGCATGGCTGTCTGCGCCCCGGAGAGGCGAAGGCAACCTACGGAACAGGCTGCTTCCTGGTGCTGAACACCGGCGAGCGGCCACTGCGCTCGCAGAACCGCCTGCTGACCACGCTGGCGTGGCGCCTCGGCGGTGCGCCTACCTACGCGCTGGAGGGCAGCATCTTCGTCGCCGGCGCCGCGATCAAGTGGCTGCGCGACGGCCTCGGGCTGATTGCAAGCGCTGCCGACAGCGAGCGGGCGGCGCAGCGCGCGGGTGACGCTGGCGGCGTCTACCTGGTGCCGGCGTTCGCGGGCCTTGGGGCGCCGCACTGGGATCCGCACGCACGCGGCGCGATCGTCGGGCTCACGCGCGACAGCGACGCAGACGCGATCGTGACGGCAGCGCTGCAGTCGGTGGCATACCAGACACGCGACGTGCTCCACGCGATGGCTGCCGACGGATCGCAGATCGACACGCTGCGGGTCGATGGCGGCATGGCGGTCAACGACTGGCTGTTGCAGTTCATGGCCGACGTGCTCGGCATCGCGGTGAGCCGTCCGCGGGTCACCGAGGCGACCGCGCTTGGCGCCGCCAGCCTGGCCGGCTACCGGCTCGGTGCGCTGCCGACGCTCGATCACCTTGCCACGATGCGTGGCGAGGAGCACCGCTTCGAACCGCGCATGCCGCAGGCCGAACGCGATCGCCTGTACACCGGCTGGCTGGACGCCGTCCGCCGTGTCCGCATGCAGGTCGGCATTCATGCCGACGATTCACGCCCGCACCTGTCGGCATGA